In a single window of the Pontibacter russatus genome:
- a CDS encoding ATP-binding protein: MNNSIRVNCTKKNLKLIRDFVTEYLRALSLTEIQLNQIVLAVDEICANLIIHANHEDPNKHIVIRILRVKEDTLKFEISDEGLAFERANYKEPDIQENIRLGKKGGVGIALVNRIMDKVEFSSNGTHNTCLLYKKIK, encoded by the coding sequence ATGAATAACTCCATTCGGGTAAACTGTACGAAGAAGAACCTGAAGTTAATACGCGACTTTGTCACGGAGTACCTGCGCGCCCTTTCCCTTACCGAAATACAGCTCAACCAAATTGTGCTGGCCGTGGACGAGATATGCGCCAACCTCATTATCCACGCCAACCACGAGGACCCGAACAAGCACATCGTCATCCGTATCCTGCGGGTGAAGGAAGACACGCTCAAGTTTGAGATATCGGACGAGGGCCTGGCGTTTGAGCGCGCCAACTACAAGGAGCCGGATATCCAGGAGAACATCCGGCTCGGCAAGAAGGGCGGCGTGGGCATCGCCCTCGTCAACCGCATCATGGACAAAGTGGAGTTCAGCAGCAACGGAACCCACAACACCTGCCTGCTCTACAAGAAGATCAAATAA
- a CDS encoding DUF3108 domain-containing protein: protein MKKFFPGLLLLTLILFGFAAKDRMRTIPNESFSSGELLKYKVHYGPITAAEAVIDIAPTLHHVNDRPCYRATVTGKTNSSFDLFIRIRDTWQSYIDTAAIVPQRSFRNIEEGNYRKRETVDFNHYQNTAFVEKKKKHKAKETGNYKIPDNAQDIVSGFYYLRTFDYDKMRVGDKIHVQGFFDEEAFDMQVTYKGREVVSTKAGDIRAIKLVPRMPANKLFDGKDAITLYLSDDKNKIPVLIQAEMFVGTVSVNLYEYKNLKHKTALIARN from the coding sequence ATGAAAAAGTTTTTCCCTGGGCTCCTGCTACTTACCCTGATACTGTTTGGCTTTGCCGCGAAAGACCGGATGCGCACCATCCCCAACGAAAGTTTTTCTTCGGGTGAATTACTGAAGTATAAGGTGCATTATGGCCCCATAACGGCAGCCGAGGCCGTGATTGACATAGCTCCCACCCTGCACCATGTCAATGACAGACCCTGCTACCGCGCCACCGTTACCGGCAAAACCAACAGCTCTTTCGACCTCTTCATCCGGATACGCGACACCTGGCAATCCTATATAGACACGGCTGCCATCGTGCCGCAACGCTCGTTCCGTAACATAGAGGAGGGCAACTACCGCAAGCGGGAGACCGTGGACTTTAACCATTACCAAAACACCGCGTTCGTAGAGAAGAAGAAAAAGCACAAGGCAAAAGAAACAGGGAATTACAAGATTCCGGACAACGCCCAGGACATCGTGAGCGGCTTCTACTACCTCCGCACCTTCGACTACGACAAGATGCGCGTGGGCGACAAGATACACGTGCAGGGCTTTTTCGACGAGGAGGCCTTCGACATGCAGGTGACTTACAAGGGCCGCGAGGTGGTGAGCACCAAGGCCGGGGATATACGCGCCATCAAGCTGGTGCCCCGGATGCCCGCCAACAAGCTTTTTGACGGCAAGGACGCTATCACCCTGTACCTCTCCGACGACAAGAACAAAATACCCGTGCTGATACAGGCCGAAATGTTCGTGGGCACCGTAAGCGTCAACCTCTATGAGTACAAAAACCTGAAACACAAAACGGCGCTGATAGCGCGCAACTAA
- the recA gene encoding recombinase RecA → MSVSNEKLKALQLTMDKLDKTYGKGTVMRLSDNKVEDIPAISTGSLGLDIALGIGGLPRGRVVEIYGPESSGKTTLTMHCIAEAQKKGGLAAFIDAEHAFDKTYAQKLGIDIDNLLISQPDNGEQALEIADHLIRSGAIDIIVIDSVAALVPKGELEGDMGDSKMGLQARLMSQALRKLTGTINKTGCTCIFINQLREKIGVMFGNPETTTGGNALKFYASVRLDIRRIGQIKESADNITGNRTRVKVVKNKVAPPFKVVEFDIMYGEGISKVGEILDLGVDLNIVQKSGSWFSYDGNRLGQGRDGVKQILLDNPELMEEIEEKIRAIVKGEPEKVAAALDDSAAAAEAE, encoded by the coding sequence ATGAGTGTAAGCAACGAAAAACTTAAAGCGCTACAGCTGACCATGGACAAGCTCGACAAGACCTACGGCAAGGGAACCGTGATGCGGTTGAGCGACAACAAGGTGGAAGACATACCTGCCATATCTACCGGCTCGCTTGGGCTTGATATCGCTTTGGGTATCGGCGGCTTGCCACGTGGCCGCGTCGTGGAGATATATGGGCCGGAGTCTTCCGGTAAAACCACGCTTACCATGCACTGCATTGCCGAGGCACAGAAGAAAGGCGGCCTGGCGGCGTTCATCGACGCGGAGCATGCCTTCGACAAGACCTATGCCCAGAAACTCGGCATTGACATAGACAACCTCCTGATCTCCCAGCCTGACAACGGCGAGCAGGCCCTGGAGATAGCAGACCACCTCATCCGCTCAGGTGCCATCGATATCATCGTGATTGACTCTGTGGCCGCCCTGGTGCCGAAAGGTGAACTGGAAGGCGACATGGGCGACAGCAAGATGGGTCTGCAGGCCCGCCTCATGTCGCAGGCGCTGCGCAAGCTCACGGGCACCATCAACAAAACCGGCTGTACCTGTATCTTCATCAACCAGCTGCGCGAGAAGATCGGGGTGATGTTCGGCAACCCGGAGACAACCACAGGCGGTAACGCTCTGAAGTTCTACGCCTCCGTGCGCCTCGATATCCGCCGCATCGGCCAGATCAAGGAGAGCGCCGACAACATTACCGGTAACCGCACCCGCGTGAAAGTGGTGAAGAACAAGGTAGCGCCTCCGTTTAAAGTGGTGGAGTTCGACATCATGTACGGCGAGGGCATCTCCAAAGTAGGCGAGATACTGGACCTGGGCGTGGACCTGAACATCGTGCAGAAGTCCGGCTCTTGGTTCTCTTACGACGGCAACAGGCTGGGCCAGGGCCGCGACGGCGTGAAGCAGATCCTGCTCGACAACCCGGAACTGATGGAAGAGATCGAAGAAAAGATCAGGGCCATTGTAAAGGGCGAGCCTGAGAAAGTGGCCGCCGCGCTGGACGACTCTGCCGCCGCCGCAGAAGCCGAATGA
- a CDS encoding GNAT family N-acetyltransferase, translated as MNFLYNTSSSALEEQLDTEHLTLRPYQEGDESDFMRLLKENTNYLNPAFADRLARVRALEDARVQVRQLRTEWDNRRTFDFGVWQKTGNTYIGSIALKNLDRTIPKAEVALYFTEWPASRDLAKEALQAALRFAFGSLKMNKVYMRCTNANQTYGKLSEDSGFLKEGVFRNDYRGADSDELLDLSYYGITRQDFERTQQQTKADSEAMV; from the coding sequence ATGAACTTTCTATACAACACTTCATCAAGCGCCCTTGAGGAACAACTGGACACAGAGCACCTCACGCTCAGGCCCTACCAGGAAGGCGACGAGAGCGATTTTATGCGCCTGCTGAAGGAGAACACCAATTACCTGAACCCTGCGTTTGCGGACCGGCTGGCACGGGTGCGGGCCCTGGAGGACGCGCGGGTGCAGGTGCGCCAGCTGCGCACCGAGTGGGACAACCGCCGCACCTTCGACTTCGGGGTGTGGCAGAAAACGGGCAACACCTATATAGGCAGCATCGCCCTGAAGAACCTGGACCGAACCATCCCAAAGGCTGAAGTGGCGCTCTATTTCACCGAGTGGCCCGCCAGCCGGGACTTAGCCAAAGAAGCCCTGCAAGCAGCGCTCCGGTTCGCCTTCGGGTCGCTGAAGATGAACAAGGTATATATGCGCTGCACCAACGCGAACCAAACCTACGGAAAGCTATCTGAAGACAGCGGCTTCCTGAAAGAGGGCGTGTTCCGCAACGACTACCGCGGCGCAGACTCAGACGAGCTGCTGGACCTGAGCTACTACGGCATCACGCGCCAGGATTTTGAGCGGACGCAGCAGCAGACCAAAGCTGATTCTGAGGCTATGGTGTAG
- a CDS encoding peptidylprolyl isomerase has protein sequence MKNISNFAKTALAAICLLAFSSTAFAQGPVQRTVDGIIAKVDNHVVLRSDVEFGYLQYLQQSKQQPDEELKCEIFRSLLQDKLLLARAEIDSVVVEEALVADQLDRRIQYLASQVGGVERLEQYYNKSINQLKDDLRRTVREQMVMERMQQEITGKVTVTPKEIRKYFNGIPTDSLPYFSSEVELGQIVKYATISKSQKQAAREQLEELRKRILAGEDFATLAREFSQDPGSAQNGGELGFFKKKELVPEYEAAALRLEPGGISNVVESQFGFHLIQLIERKGQEFNTRHILIKPATATVDVQEAVEELDSIRTLIVNDSITFAQAAKDFSDDKATKDSGGMLKNGSTGSTYISMDQVDPAIFFVIDTMEVGEITKPIPYTTEDGKEAVRIIYLKGKSKPHLANLEDDYQRISNAALAEKRTKAVDEWFRKNIKTVFIEIDPEYQDCGGLQQLMQ, from the coding sequence TTGAAAAACATATCAAATTTTGCCAAAACAGCCCTCGCGGCCATATGCCTGCTGGCTTTCTCTTCCACTGCGTTTGCCCAGGGCCCCGTGCAACGCACCGTGGATGGCATCATCGCGAAGGTAGACAACCACGTGGTGCTGCGCTCCGACGTGGAGTTCGGCTACCTGCAGTACCTGCAGCAGTCGAAGCAGCAGCCCGACGAAGAACTGAAGTGCGAGATATTCCGGTCGCTGCTGCAGGACAAGCTGCTGCTGGCCCGCGCTGAAATCGACTCTGTGGTGGTGGAGGAGGCGCTGGTGGCCGACCAACTGGACCGCCGCATCCAGTACCTCGCCAGCCAGGTGGGCGGCGTGGAGCGCCTGGAGCAGTACTACAACAAAAGCATTAACCAACTGAAGGATGACCTGCGCCGCACCGTGCGCGAGCAGATGGTGATGGAGCGCATGCAGCAGGAGATCACAGGCAAGGTAACCGTGACCCCGAAGGAAATCAGAAAGTACTTCAACGGCATCCCCACCGACAGCCTTCCCTACTTTTCGAGCGAGGTGGAGCTTGGCCAGATAGTGAAGTACGCCACCATCAGCAAGAGCCAGAAGCAGGCGGCCCGTGAGCAACTGGAAGAACTGCGCAAGCGTATACTGGCCGGTGAGGATTTCGCTACGTTGGCGAGGGAGTTTTCGCAGGACCCGGGCTCGGCGCAAAACGGTGGGGAACTGGGTTTCTTCAAGAAGAAAGAACTGGTGCCTGAGTATGAGGCGGCTGCCCTGCGCCTGGAGCCAGGCGGCATTTCCAACGTGGTAGAGTCGCAGTTCGGGTTCCACCTGATTCAGCTGATCGAGCGCAAGGGGCAGGAGTTCAACACCCGCCATATCCTCATCAAGCCTGCCACGGCCACCGTAGATGTGCAGGAGGCGGTGGAGGAACTGGACAGCATCCGCACCCTGATTGTGAACGACAGCATCACGTTTGCACAGGCCGCCAAAGATTTTTCAGACGACAAAGCCACCAAGGACAGCGGCGGCATGTTGAAGAACGGCTCTACAGGCAGTACCTATATCTCCATGGACCAGGTAGACCCGGCCATTTTCTTCGTGATTGACACCATGGAGGTGGGCGAGATAACCAAACCGATTCCGTACACGACAGAGGACGGCAAGGAGGCCGTGCGGATTATATACCTGAAAGGAAAATCGAAGCCGCACCTAGCTAACCTGGAGGACGATTACCAGCGGATTTCGAATGCCGCCCTGGCCGAGAAGCGCACCAAAGCCGTGGACGAGTGGTTCCGCAAGAACATTAAGACCGTGTTCATCGAAATTGACCCGGAGTACCAGGATTGCGGCGGGCTCCAGCAACTCATGCAATAA
- a CDS encoding STAS domain-containing protein has translation MKITHEIKENTIILTLDGELDASSSVMLDEELSDPEIMEYSRILVDCKNLHYISSAGLGVFISHLQRFEDAHIKLIFYNMQDKVRNVFEILGLDLLMTIVSDYEEARSIANE, from the coding sequence ATGAAAATAACACACGAAATTAAGGAAAACACCATCATTCTGACGCTTGATGGTGAACTGGACGCCAGCTCTTCCGTGATGCTGGACGAAGAACTATCCGACCCCGAAATAATGGAGTACAGCAGGATACTGGTCGACTGCAAGAACCTCCATTACATCTCCTCTGCCGGCCTCGGGGTGTTTATCTCGCACCTGCAGCGCTTCGAGGACGCCCACATCAAGCTGATATTCTATAACATGCAGGACAAGGTGCGCAATGTGTTCGAGATCCTCGGCCTCGACCTGCTGATGACCATTGTGTCGGATTACGAGGAAGCAAGGAGTATCGCCAATGAATAA
- a CDS encoding AAA family ATPase: MKQFTSDKEAADALHQVYRELTSEISKVIVGQEEVVRLVLTAVFCQGHCLLVGVPGLAKTLLIHTIASSLDMSFNRVQFTPDLMPSDIVGAETLDKDRNFKFITGPVFANIVLADEINRTPPKTQAALLEAMQEHAVTVAGRRYDLPKPFFVLATQNPIEQEGTYPLPEAQLDRFMFNITLDYPSYESELQIVKNTTGAVVNSLNRILHADDIIAFQQLVRRVPVVDNVVEYAVKLVHQTRPNMPMASPQANQYLEWGAGPRASQHLIVGAKCNALLNGKYSPDIEDVQAVAFPILRHRIVRNFKAEAEGVTVERIIQELL, from the coding sequence ATGAAGCAGTTCACCTCCGACAAAGAAGCAGCCGACGCGCTCCACCAGGTATACAGGGAACTCACTTCCGAAATCTCGAAAGTGATTGTGGGGCAGGAGGAAGTAGTCAGATTAGTGCTTACGGCTGTTTTTTGTCAGGGGCACTGCCTGCTGGTGGGTGTTCCGGGGCTTGCCAAAACGCTCCTGATCCATACCATTGCCTCTTCGCTGGACATGAGCTTTAACCGGGTGCAGTTCACGCCCGACCTGATGCCGTCTGACATTGTTGGGGCCGAAACCCTGGACAAAGACCGCAACTTCAAGTTTATAACCGGCCCTGTGTTTGCCAACATCGTGCTGGCCGACGAGATAAACCGCACGCCGCCCAAGACACAGGCGGCGCTGCTGGAGGCCATGCAGGAGCACGCGGTAACGGTGGCCGGCCGCCGGTATGATCTGCCAAAGCCTTTCTTCGTGCTGGCCACCCAGAACCCCATCGAGCAGGAGGGCACCTATCCCCTGCCCGAGGCGCAGCTCGACCGCTTCATGTTCAACATCACCCTGGACTACCCAAGCTACGAGTCGGAGCTGCAGATTGTGAAGAACACGACGGGGGCCGTTGTCAACAGCCTTAACAGGATTCTGCATGCCGATGATATCATCGCGTTTCAGCAACTGGTGCGCCGCGTACCGGTGGTAGACAACGTGGTGGAGTATGCCGTGAAACTGGTACACCAGACGCGTCCCAACATGCCGATGGCCTCGCCGCAGGCAAACCAGTACCTGGAGTGGGGCGCGGGCCCGCGGGCTTCGCAGCACCTGATTGTGGGCGCTAAGTGCAACGCGCTGCTCAACGGCAAGTACAGCCCCGACATCGAGGACGTGCAGGCTGTGGCATTTCCGATTCTCCGCCACCGCATCGTGCGCAACTTCAAAGCCGAGGCCGAGGGCGTTACCGTGGAGCGCATCATACAGGAGTTGCTTTAG
- a CDS encoding peptidylprolyl isomerase has translation MRSNPLLVAAAALLIAGCTATKKNDSQEPAIATLGTQPVSTSEFRYVYEKNNGGNEDAYTRQSITDYLNLYTNFKLKVMEAERMGLDTTTAFKRELEGYKEQLAQPYLTEKSVTEKLVQEAYERMKQEVNASHILISLAPDAAPEDTLAAYNRAQELRKRALAGEDFGKLAQENSQDPSAAENKGDLGYFTALQMVYPFEDAAYETPVGGISMPVRTRFGYHLVKVNDKRQAQGEVRVAHIMVRATPGIPKADSLAAKQRVDAIYKRVQRNEDWDRLAAEFSEDANSAGNGGELPWFGTGRMIPSFEEAAFGLQKPGDVAPPVLTPYGWHIIKLIEKRGLPPFEDMEQNLRNRIAKDSRSELNKAAFLKRIKAENQFTENAEAKAAAIAKATNDLLQGKWAYDGADKTQEQTLFTIQGKPYTVGSFWKYALEAQQPRTGGSAAHAMNLLYDAYVDKSLMEYEKANLEKKHPDFRMLVQEYHDGILLFQMMDDNVWAKAIEDSVGLKNYFEQNREKYRWGPRVQATVISAANEALLQQAQEQLSKRRYPVNFAQLTDILFEQNKATLTPEGTAKLNELADMLKGNKSLTLDINGHADAREAAAKKELAAERASRASAYLVEQGVPAERLSTNSLGKKEQAGPDNTQTGRRRNRRVSFKLYTTELSALADQLNAQSKNPLGVQITKKKFPKGENKVVDAVMWEKGTYSMQQNGREYLIIIEEVLEPAYKELDEVRGIVISDYQNYLEQQWVDELREKYPVSVQQEEVDKMVRQ, from the coding sequence ATGCGCAGCAATCCCCTACTTGTTGCGGCAGCGGCCCTGCTGATTGCCGGCTGCACCGCAACCAAGAAGAACGACAGCCAGGAACCCGCCATCGCCACACTCGGCACCCAGCCCGTTTCCACCTCCGAGTTCCGTTATGTGTACGAGAAGAACAACGGCGGCAACGAAGACGCCTACACCCGCCAGAGCATCACCGATTACCTGAACCTGTACACCAACTTCAAGCTGAAGGTGATGGAGGCGGAGCGCATGGGCCTGGACACCACCACCGCTTTTAAACGTGAACTGGAAGGCTACAAGGAACAGCTGGCCCAGCCCTACCTGACGGAGAAAAGCGTGACGGAGAAGCTGGTGCAGGAGGCATACGAGCGCATGAAGCAGGAGGTGAATGCCTCGCATATCCTCATCAGCCTGGCCCCTGACGCCGCCCCCGAGGACACGCTGGCAGCCTACAACCGCGCTCAGGAACTGCGCAAACGCGCCCTGGCGGGCGAGGACTTTGGCAAACTGGCCCAGGAAAACTCACAGGACCCGTCTGCGGCCGAAAACAAGGGAGACCTCGGTTATTTCACAGCCCTGCAGATGGTTTACCCCTTTGAGGACGCGGCTTACGAAACCCCGGTAGGCGGTATATCCATGCCGGTGCGCACGCGCTTTGGCTACCACCTGGTGAAGGTGAACGACAAGCGCCAGGCACAGGGCGAGGTGCGCGTGGCGCACATCATGGTGCGGGCCACCCCCGGCATCCCCAAAGCCGACTCGCTGGCAGCAAAACAGCGCGTGGACGCCATATATAAGCGCGTGCAGCGCAACGAGGATTGGGACAGACTGGCCGCGGAGTTTTCTGAGGACGCCAACTCGGCCGGCAATGGCGGGGAACTGCCCTGGTTTGGCACCGGGCGCATGATTCCGTCTTTCGAGGAGGCCGCTTTTGGCCTGCAAAAACCCGGCGATGTGGCACCGCCGGTGCTCACGCCTTATGGCTGGCACATCATCAAACTGATTGAGAAACGCGGTCTGCCACCCTTCGAGGACATGGAGCAGAACCTGCGCAACAGAATAGCCAAAGACTCCCGCTCCGAACTGAACAAGGCCGCTTTCCTGAAGCGCATCAAGGCGGAGAATCAGTTTACGGAGAATGCCGAGGCAAAGGCCGCGGCCATCGCCAAAGCCACCAACGACTTGCTGCAGGGCAAGTGGGCATATGATGGGGCGGATAAGACGCAGGAGCAGACGCTCTTTACCATACAGGGCAAGCCCTATACGGTGGGCAGTTTCTGGAAATACGCCCTGGAGGCGCAGCAGCCGCGCACCGGCGGTTCCGCCGCCCACGCCATGAACCTGCTCTACGACGCGTACGTGGACAAAAGCCTGATGGAATACGAAAAGGCCAACCTGGAGAAGAAACACCCCGACTTCCGGATGCTGGTGCAGGAGTACCACGACGGCATCCTGCTGTTCCAGATGATGGACGACAACGTGTGGGCGAAGGCGATAGAAGACTCCGTTGGCCTGAAGAACTACTTTGAGCAGAACAGGGAGAAGTACAGGTGGGGGCCGCGCGTACAGGCCACCGTCATCAGCGCCGCAAACGAGGCACTGTTGCAGCAGGCGCAAGAGCAGCTGAGCAAGCGCCGCTATCCGGTAAACTTTGCCCAACTGACAGATATCCTGTTTGAGCAGAACAAGGCCACCCTGACACCGGAAGGCACCGCCAAGCTGAACGAGCTGGCCGATATGCTGAAGGGGAACAAGAGCCTGACACTGGATATAAACGGCCATGCCGACGCCCGCGAAGCCGCCGCCAAGAAAGAGCTGGCAGCCGAGCGCGCCAGCAGGGCTTCCGCCTATTTGGTGGAGCAGGGCGTTCCGGCCGAAAGGCTCAGCACCAACAGCCTGGGCAAAAAAGAGCAGGCAGGCCCCGACAATACACAAACCGGCCGCCGCCGCAACCGCCGCGTGTCGTTCAAGCTATATACCACCGAGCTCAGCGCCCTCGCCGACCAGCTGAATGCCCAGAGCAAAAACCCGCTGGGCGTGCAGATTACGAAAAAGAAATTCCCGAAAGGGGAAAACAAGGTGGTAGACGCCGTGATGTGGGAGAAAGGCACCTACAGCATGCAGCAGAACGGCCGGGAGTACCTCATCATTATAGAGGAAGTGCTGGAGCCAGCCTACAAGGAGCTGGATGAAGTGCGCGGCATCGTTATCTCCGATTATCAGAACTACCTGGAGCAGCAGTGGGTAGACGAACTGCGCGAGAAGTACCCGGTAAGCGTGCAGCAGGAGGAGGTAGACAAGATGGTGCGGCAGTAA